One stretch of Chryseobacterium scophthalmum DNA includes these proteins:
- a CDS encoding GNAT family N-acetyltransferase produces the protein MVDLQFFKPKDLSELNYELDEIQAQFSALPNQALERIEGRNQNDDFFAYPITIFSDEKTAGFCVLDFGNDKLELTDNHNSVLLRSLSINPEFQGKGIGKSVMIVLDDFIKEHFKDCNEIVLSVNERNDLAFQIYAKKGYVYAGKKIDGRSGPQFVMSKILD, from the coding sequence ATGGTTGATTTACAGTTTTTTAAACCGAAAGATTTATCTGAATTAAATTATGAGCTTGATGAAATTCAGGCGCAGTTTTCAGCTTTGCCAAATCAGGCTTTGGAAAGAATTGAAGGAAGAAATCAAAATGATGATTTTTTTGCGTACCCGATTACTATTTTTTCTGATGAAAAAACTGCTGGTTTTTGTGTGTTAGATTTTGGGAATGATAAATTAGAATTAACTGATAATCACAATTCGGTTTTACTTCGATCGTTGTCTATAAATCCTGAATTTCAGGGAAAAGGAATTGGAAAATCTGTGATGATTGTGCTTGATGATTTTATTAAAGAACATTTTAAAGACTGCAATGAAATTGTCTTGTCTGTCAATGAAAGAAATGATTTGGCTTTTCAAATTTATGCGAAAAAAGGATATGTTTATGCCGGCAAAAAAATAGACGGAAGAAGCGGACCTCAGTTTGTGATGTCTAAAATTTTAGATTAA
- the dapA gene encoding 4-hydroxy-tetrahydrodipicolinate synthase, with protein MSILKGVGVALVTPFNEDLSVDFESLTKLVEYNIENGTNYLVVLGTTAEAATLSSDEKKQVVEHIIKVNNKRLPLVLGIGGNNTLEVKQQIEETDLSDFTAVLSVSPYYNKPNQEGLYQHYKMLASTGKNIIIYNVPSRTGQNVEAETTLRLANEFPNLFLIKEAAPNILQYFDILRKKPEGFNLVSGDDEYTLPVTLAGGAGVISVIGQGYPKEFSTMVQLAFDKKVDEAYEIHNKLVEITRLIFAEGNPCGIKIVLAEKGLIKNYLRLPLVPASEGLYAKIKAEMAKI; from the coding sequence ATGAGCATTTTAAAAGGAGTAGGTGTTGCTTTGGTTACACCCTTTAATGAAGATTTATCCGTAGATTTCGAAAGTTTAACAAAACTTGTTGAGTACAACATCGAAAACGGAACCAACTATTTGGTAGTATTGGGAACTACAGCTGAAGCTGCTACACTTTCTTCAGACGAGAAGAAACAGGTAGTTGAGCACATCATTAAGGTGAATAATAAACGTCTTCCTTTGGTTTTAGGAATTGGCGGAAACAATACTCTTGAAGTCAAACAGCAAATCGAAGAGACTGATTTATCTGATTTTACGGCTGTTTTATCAGTGTCTCCTTATTATAACAAACCTAATCAGGAAGGGCTTTACCAGCATTATAAAATGTTGGCTTCTACCGGAAAGAATATTATCATTTACAACGTTCCTTCAAGAACCGGACAAAATGTAGAAGCTGAAACTACTTTGCGTTTGGCAAATGAATTCCCGAATTTATTCTTAATTAAAGAAGCTGCACCTAATATTCTTCAATATTTTGATATTTTGAGAAAAAAACCTGAAGGTTTTAATTTAGTTTCTGGTGATGATGAATATACACTTCCTGTAACTTTAGCAGGTGGAGCAGGAGTAATTTCTGTGATCGGGCAAGGTTATCCAAAAGAATTTTCTACAATGGTTCAGCTGGCCTTTGATAAAAAAGTGGATGAAGCTTATGAAATTCACAACAAATTAGTGGAGATCACAAGACTGATTTTTGCAGAAGGAAACCCTTGCGGAATTAAAATTGTTTTGGCAGAAAAAGGATTGATCAAAAATTATTTGAGACTTCCATTGGTTCCTGCTTCAGAAGGGCTTTATGCGAAAATAAAAGCTGAAATGGCGAAAATATAA
- a CDS encoding 5'-nucleotidase C-terminal domain-containing protein, with translation MQNKFLLLGIALLSLTACKTTSLQVANVQTQKNISINKELKDDEGFAKFIEPYTLKLNKEMNQKISYTQVNLTKEGDNSNLGNLLADYTFDGADVWTKANLNKNVDAALINIGGIRTTIGKGDILLKNVFEVMPFENEVIIVKMKGSDLQGLFDYYAKTQVNNPVSHLYIETNNGQLTKTLINGKVVNPTQDYYIATSDYLALGGDNMKFFSKGESIPTGIKLRDLFIDYFKKNAKINPKEDIRLNFIGKK, from the coding sequence ATGCAAAATAAATTCTTATTGCTAGGAATTGCCTTGTTATCACTTACAGCCTGTAAAACGACATCGTTGCAGGTTGCCAATGTGCAGACACAGAAGAACATTTCTATTAATAAAGAGCTGAAGGACGATGAAGGTTTTGCGAAATTTATCGAGCCTTACACTCTGAAACTCAACAAAGAGATGAATCAAAAAATCTCTTACACGCAAGTAAATCTCACAAAAGAAGGAGACAACAGCAATTTGGGAAACCTTTTAGCTGATTACACTTTTGACGGAGCAGATGTTTGGACAAAAGCGAATCTCAATAAAAACGTAGATGCTGCCCTAATCAATATCGGTGGAATCCGTACTACGATTGGAAAAGGAGACATTCTTCTGAAGAATGTTTTCGAAGTTATGCCTTTTGAAAATGAAGTGATCATTGTAAAAATGAAAGGTTCAGATTTGCAGGGATTGTTTGATTATTACGCAAAAACTCAGGTAAATAATCCGGTTTCTCATTTATACATAGAAACCAATAACGGACAATTAACCAAAACTTTAATTAACGGAAAAGTGGTAAATCCAACTCAGGATTATTATATTGCAACGTCTGATTATCTGGCTTTGGGAGGTGATAATATGAAATTTTTCAGCAAAGGAGAATCGATTCCTACAGGAATTAAATTGAGAGATTTATTTATCGATTATTTTAAGAAAAATGCTAAAATCAATCCGAAGGAAGATATTCGTTTAAATTTTATTGGGAAGAAATAA
- a CDS encoding glucose 1-dehydrogenase, with translation MEVSLRNQVAIVTGASSGIGTGIAKSIASAGATVIINHSSEKSKDEAQKVLDEIQKNGGNGMVYQCDVSKENQVVKMFSDVISEYGTVDILINNAGIQKDAKFIDMTLEEWDTVMGVNLRGHFLCSREAIKEFLRRGIDTTRSVACGKIIHISSVHEIIPWAGHANYAASKGAIKMLMQTLAQEHGADKIRVNSICPGAIQTPINKDAWETPEAMNDLMKLIPYNRIGQPEDVGNLAAFLASDLADYISGTSIFIDGGMTSLESFSNGG, from the coding sequence ATGGAAGTTTCATTAAGAAATCAGGTTGCCATTGTTACAGGCGCATCAAGCGGAATCGGAACCGGAATTGCAAAATCTATCGCTTCGGCCGGAGCAACAGTAATCATCAATCATTCATCTGAAAAATCTAAAGATGAAGCCCAAAAAGTTTTAGACGAAATTCAGAAAAACGGCGGAAACGGAATGGTTTACCAATGCGATGTTTCTAAAGAAAATCAGGTGGTAAAAATGTTTTCAGACGTAATTTCAGAATACGGAACAGTTGATATTTTAATTAATAATGCCGGAATTCAGAAAGATGCCAAATTTATCGATATGACTTTGGAAGAGTGGGATACGGTAATGGGCGTGAATTTGCGTGGTCATTTTTTATGTTCAAGAGAAGCTATTAAAGAATTTCTCCGCCGGGGAATCGATACAACACGTTCTGTTGCCTGTGGAAAAATCATTCATATCAGTTCGGTACACGAAATTATTCCTTGGGCGGGTCATGCAAATTATGCAGCAAGTAAAGGTGCTATAAAAATGCTGATGCAGACTTTGGCTCAGGAACATGGAGCAGATAAGATCAGGGTCAATTCTATTTGTCCGGGTGCGATTCAAACGCCGATTAATAAAGATGCGTGGGAAACTCCGGAAGCGATGAATGATTTAATGAAGTTAATTCCGTATAACAGAATTGGTCAACCTGAAGATGTTGGAAATTTGGCAGCATTTTTAGCGAGTGATCTTGCAGATTATATTTCCGGAACGAGTATTTTCATCGATGGCGGAATGACCAGTCTGGAAAGTTTTTCAAACGGCGGATAA
- a CDS encoding GNAT family N-acetyltransferase, producing MKLIKATEENIPLIQDLAKRSWENAYAEILSIEQMEYMLNTMYSQSEISTHLKNPDYHYYLVFDENSNEYDGFIGFENHYEENTTKLHRIYLVPESKGKGLGKKTLEFLNEKTLESGDNRIILNVNKHNSAKRFYESQGYKVYDEGVFDIGNGYVMDDYLMEFVL from the coding sequence ATGAAATTAATCAAAGCAACAGAAGAAAATATTCCTTTAATTCAGGATCTAGCCAAAAGATCTTGGGAGAATGCCTACGCAGAAATTTTATCTATTGAGCAGATGGAATACATGTTAAATACAATGTATTCTCAATCTGAAATTTCAACTCATCTGAAAAATCCTGATTATCACTATTATCTTGTTTTTGATGAAAATTCAAACGAATATGACGGATTTATTGGTTTTGAAAATCATTACGAAGAAAACACAACAAAGCTTCACCGAATTTATCTAGTTCCAGAAAGTAAAGGAAAGGGTTTAGGTAAAAAAACGCTTGAGTTTTTAAACGAAAAAACTTTAGAAAGTGGGGATAACAGAATTATTCTGAATGTCAATAAGCATAATTCAGCGAAGAGATTTTACGAATCTCAAGGGTATAAAGTATATGATGAAGGTGTTTTTGATATTGGAAATGGATATGTGATGGACGATTATTTGATGGAATTTGTTCTGTAA
- the mqo gene encoding malate dehydrogenase (quinone), whose translation MPHSITNRTPKPKYDIVLIGGGIMSVTLATLLHEFDPNLDIAIFERLGRFAKESTAAWNNAGTGHSAFCELNYTPQKEDGSIDISKAEKIAEQFEISKQFWSYLVDKKYIQNPQEFINSCAHMSLVFGEKDAEYLRERHEAMKNSPLFSEMEFSTDHDTLREWIPLVMSKRNQSEVLAATKMNIGTDVNFGTLTRKMGRHLVEDSHVEVFLYHEVKDIDPRENGKWEMKVKDRINNHKQEVVADFVFIGAGGYALPLLDSSDIKESAGYGGFPVSGEWLVTHNQELVAQHQAKVYTQATVDAPPMSVPHLDLRIIDGKKALLFGPFAGFSTKFLKEGSYLDLPESVNTKNLRSLFGAWWHNIPLTKYLIQQVAMTKAQRIQHLREFVKDAKEEDWELKVAGQRVQIIKKDDKLGGKLEFGTEVVVNDKGTIASLLGASPGASTAVFAMLNVLEKCFPEKLKGEWKDKLLEMIPSYGQKLSENPELAKRMRAHSKEKLELKH comes from the coding sequence ATGCCACATTCAATTACCAATAGAACGCCTAAGCCAAAATATGATATTGTGCTTATAGGAGGCGGAATTATGAGTGTTACTTTAGCCACTTTACTTCACGAATTTGATCCCAATTTAGATATTGCTATTTTCGAAAGGCTCGGAAGATTTGCCAAAGAAAGTACTGCTGCATGGAACAATGCAGGAACTGGTCACTCTGCATTTTGTGAACTCAATTATACACCCCAAAAAGAAGACGGAAGTATAGATATTTCAAAAGCTGAAAAAATTGCAGAACAGTTTGAAATTTCAAAACAATTTTGGTCTTATTTGGTTGACAAAAAATACATTCAGAATCCTCAGGAATTTATTAATTCTTGCGCTCACATGAGTTTGGTTTTTGGTGAAAAAGATGCAGAATATCTTAGAGAAAGACATGAAGCAATGAAAAATTCACCTTTGTTTTCAGAAATGGAATTTTCTACCGATCATGATACTTTGAGAGAATGGATTCCTTTGGTAATGAGCAAAAGAAATCAGTCCGAAGTTTTGGCAGCCACAAAAATGAATATAGGGACTGATGTTAATTTTGGGACATTGACCCGAAAAATGGGACGTCATCTTGTAGAAGATTCTCATGTAGAAGTTTTCTTGTATCACGAAGTAAAAGATATCGATCCCAGAGAAAATGGGAAATGGGAAATGAAAGTAAAAGATCGCATCAACAATCATAAACAGGAAGTTGTTGCAGATTTTGTTTTCATTGGCGCAGGAGGTTATGCATTGCCTTTGCTCGACAGTTCTGATATTAAAGAAAGTGCAGGTTACGGCGGTTTTCCGGTTTCCGGGGAATGGTTGGTTACACATAATCAGGAATTGGTAGCGCAACATCAGGCAAAAGTTTATACTCAAGCGACAGTTGATGCACCGCCAATGTCTGTTCCGCATTTGGATTTGAGAATTATTGATGGGAAAAAAGCGTTGCTTTTTGGTCCTTTTGCTGGTTTTTCAACGAAATTTTTGAAAGAAGGAAGTTATCTTGATTTACCCGAAAGTGTCAATACCAAAAATCTCCGCTCTTTATTTGGAGCTTGGTGGCACAATATTCCGTTGACAAAATATCTGATTCAGCAGGTTGCGATGACAAAAGCTCAAAGAATACAACATTTAAGAGAATTTGTAAAAGATGCGAAAGAAGAAGACTGGGAACTGAAAGTTGCCGGACAACGTGTTCAGATTATCAAAAAAGATGATAAATTAGGAGGTAAATTAGAATTCGGAACCGAGGTTGTTGTAAATGATAAAGGAACGATTGCCTCACTTTTAGGAGCTTCTCCGGGAGCGTCAACTGCAGTTTTTGCAATGTTGAATGTTTTAGAAAAATGTTTTCCTGAAAAACTAAAAGGAGAATGGAAAGATAAATTGTTGGAAATGATCCCGTCATACGGACAAAAATTATCCGAAAATCCTGAACTGGCAAAAAGAATGAGAGCTCACAGCAAAGAAAAATTGGAGCTTAAGCATTAA
- the recO gene encoding DNA repair protein RecO: MTSQDGFLLSYIKYGENDAVLHCFTEEDGFQTYFLKGIYSKKNKKKAFLLPLNKLNFSVNTGKSSGIQTVSKFELIEVNDVYADIKANTVIFFIADFLNQILRNENQNQIIFHTIDEFIFELSQQNYRSHLILLVKILKIQGVSPLLGDGNYLDPETGTFSNLGSHHLFDSENSLLWKLILSSQDPYQIKIPQAMRKTFLDSVLVYYHYHITDFKTPNSLEIIQQIFE, translated from the coding sequence ATGACTTCACAAGACGGATTCTTACTTTCATACATCAAATATGGAGAAAACGATGCAGTTCTCCATTGTTTCACCGAAGAAGATGGTTTTCAAACCTATTTTCTAAAAGGAATTTACAGTAAAAAAAATAAGAAAAAAGCATTTTTACTTCCTTTAAATAAGCTTAATTTTTCTGTTAATACAGGGAAAAGCAGCGGAATTCAAACCGTTTCAAAATTTGAACTCATAGAAGTAAATGATGTTTACGCAGACATTAAAGCCAATACGGTTATATTTTTTATTGCCGATTTTTTGAATCAGATTTTAAGAAATGAGAATCAAAATCAGATCATCTTTCACACGATTGATGAGTTTATCTTTGAGCTCAGTCAACAGAATTACCGTTCTCACCTTATTCTTTTGGTTAAAATTTTAAAAATCCAAGGTGTTTCCCCACTTTTAGGAGATGGGAATTATTTGGATCCCGAAACAGGAACTTTTTCAAACCTTGGAAGCCACCACCTATTTGATAGTGAAAATTCTCTTTTATGGAAATTGATTTTATCCTCTCAAGATCCTTATCAAATAAAAATTCCGCAAGCTATGAGAAAAACCTTTTTAGACAGTGTGCTGGTTTATTATCATTATCACATTACCGATTTTAAAACGCCCAATTCACTCGAAATCATTCAGCAGATTTTCGAATAA
- a CDS encoding NAD(P)H-dependent glycerol-3-phosphate dehydrogenase produces the protein MAKKKTNSESTSKKTKNDVAVGVVGSGSFATAIVKMLVENCKTVHWCVRNEFVKGAIELRGHNPTYLTAVNFNLKNLKLTTDVNELVTACDVVVLATPSIYLSDTLDKMTCEYKDKIFVSAIKGIIPKVNDVVAHYLKEEFQIGFRNQAVIAGPCHAEEVAMERLSYLTVATVEDEVSEKLVNIFNSDFIKVNSSKDILGNEYSAILKNIFAIGAGIASGLGYGDNFTAVFVSNAIREMETFLEAIYEAPRDVNESAYLGDLLVTAYSLFSRNRNLGNLIGKGYTVKSAIQSMNMVAEGYYAADSIYKTAKQKKLELPIIDTVYGILYEGKNAEKQFRKLTAKLN, from the coding sequence ATGGCGAAAAAGAAAACCAACTCAGAATCTACTTCTAAAAAAACCAAAAATGACGTTGCAGTTGGCGTTGTTGGTAGCGGAAGTTTTGCAACAGCAATTGTAAAAATGCTTGTTGAAAATTGCAAAACCGTGCATTGGTGTGTTAGAAATGAGTTTGTAAAAGGAGCAATTGAACTGCGTGGACACAATCCTACATATCTTACTGCAGTTAATTTCAATCTTAAAAATTTAAAATTAACAACTGATGTCAACGAGTTGGTGACAGCTTGTGATGTTGTAGTTTTGGCAACTCCATCTATTTATCTTTCAGATACTTTAGATAAAATGACGTGTGAGTATAAAGACAAAATTTTTGTTTCTGCAATTAAAGGGATTATTCCAAAAGTGAACGATGTGGTTGCGCATTATTTAAAAGAAGAATTTCAAATAGGATTCAGAAATCAGGCAGTCATTGCGGGACCGTGTCACGCTGAAGAAGTTGCGATGGAAAGACTTTCTTATCTTACGGTGGCAACTGTGGAAGACGAAGTTTCTGAAAAACTGGTTAATATTTTCAATTCAGATTTCATCAAAGTAAATTCCAGCAAAGATATTTTAGGAAACGAGTACAGTGCGATTCTTAAAAATATTTTCGCAATCGGAGCCGGTATTGCAAGCGGTTTGGGCTATGGTGATAACTTTACGGCTGTTTTTGTATCGAATGCGATTAGAGAGATGGAAACCTTCCTTGAAGCGATTTATGAAGCTCCTAGAGATGTTAATGAAAGTGCATATTTGGGAGATTTACTGGTTACAGCATATTCATTGTTTTCAAGAAACAGAAACTTAGGAAATCTTATCGGAAAAGGATACACGGTGAAATCTGCAATTCAGTCGATGAACATGGTTGCAGAAGGATATTATGCTGCAGATTCTATTTACAAAACAGCAAAACAGAAAAAATTAGAATTACCGATTATTGATACCGTTTACGGAATTTTGTATGAAGGTAAAAATGCTGAAAAACAATTTAGAAAACTAACGGCAAAGCTGAATTAG
- a CDS encoding bifunctional metallophosphatase/5'-nucleotidase has product MNRKSFLKTIGGGTLAMTLAPNLMMAEELSLNSFKSAHKLTILHTNDQHSRIEPFDESYTKNPNQGGFARRASLIQKIRSEESNLLLLDSGDIFQGTPYFNFFGGELEFKLMSMMKYDASTMGNHDFDNGLDGFLKVLPNAEFPFICSNYDFKNTILDGKTSQYKIFNKNGIKVGIFGVGIQLDGLVGKKQYGETIWSDPIDVAQHYSNFLKNEKKCDLVICLSHIGYDYKDEPEKISDKILASKTENIDLILGGHTHTFLPEPQTFKNRQGKNVLVNQVGWAGLLLGRIDFFFDSNKNIKQISWNNQAIDSSITV; this is encoded by the coding sequence ATGAATAGAAAGAGTTTTTTAAAAACAATAGGTGGCGGAACTTTAGCAATGACTTTAGCTCCCAATTTGATGATGGCAGAAGAATTGAGTTTAAATTCTTTCAAATCTGCCCACAAATTAACGATTCTTCATACCAACGATCAACACAGCAGAATAGAACCTTTTGACGAAAGTTATACCAAAAATCCTAATCAGGGTGGTTTTGCGAGAAGAGCAAGTTTAATACAAAAAATAAGAAGTGAAGAAAGCAATCTTTTGTTGCTGGATTCCGGAGATATTTTTCAGGGAACACCGTATTTCAACTTTTTCGGAGGAGAACTGGAGTTTAAACTGATGTCGATGATGAAATATGATGCATCCACAATGGGAAATCATGATTTTGATAATGGTTTAGATGGTTTTCTGAAGGTTTTGCCTAATGCAGAGTTTCCTTTTATCTGTTCGAATTATGATTTTAAAAACACAATTCTCGACGGAAAAACTTCGCAGTATAAAATATTCAACAAAAACGGTATCAAAGTCGGAATTTTCGGAGTCGGAATTCAGTTAGATGGTTTAGTTGGAAAAAAACAGTACGGAGAAACCATTTGGTCTGATCCTATTGACGTGGCGCAACATTACTCTAATTTTCTTAAAAATGAGAAAAAATGCGACCTTGTTATTTGCCTTTCACACATCGGATATGACTACAAAGACGAACCCGAAAAAATAAGTGATAAAATTTTAGCCTCAAAAACAGAAAATATTGACTTAATTTTGGGAGGTCACACGCATACTTTTTTACCGGAACCTCAAACCTTTAAGAACAGACAAGGGAAAAACGTTTTGGTAAACCAAGTAGGTTGGGCAGGTCTTCTTTTAGGCAGAATAGATTTCTTTTTTGATTCAAACAAAAATATAAAACAGATTTCCTGGAACAACCAGGCAATCGACAGCAGTATAACAGTATAA
- the porZ gene encoding type IX secretion system anionic LPS delivery protein PorZ, which yields MKKISLLSFGIFASLQFVNAQNISSKKWADLFSYNNVLAMKEDNGKIVAATENGIFYYTISTGEITKLSKANGLHDVKISSFDYNPQTKIGLVGYQNGALDIITPQGITYVVDIPIATGYNGSKKINHISITGDRATVSVGYGVSIFDLRKKEFGDSAFFMAGGNFEASNEATILGNKVFSVTNTGLKSHELNTTFPVFTTWTTEMAGNFTDIDSESVLAFSSATTTYIYNSGTSTPLAQTFGSINDIVVNSNNIIITDGSRIYTYNTNGNFGGSTSVGEACNTATTIGSKVYGGTKVSGVKTDDNISYKPDGPYFNDSYKIRLFNDNQLLVSTGIRANGYNEAQFNPKNPGFYYFTGTEWVYSSYFVGSTTEFNVVDAFPDPANTNEVFFTNYFSPTGYGIYKMKYNSGSKDFEFSKRYLVGADSQYINRPVGFTSDDQNNIFATIAFTGIATKSSLALYDRATDDFIIRDMNTSTGIQFPVFSNDLLWIPIPKTVNFLAYDTKKTASFSDDTEYYLDQSNNIPANTVSFAMDKSGDAWVGTELGLRILPNAAAEIKNDPQFESIVIEQGGLAEELFRDAAILHIEVDGGNQKWVSVEDGGVYYLSANGEKTIKFFNKDNSPLPTNTVTDIKVDKKTGKVYFVTFDGIVTYQGDVADVTKDFGNVLVYPNPVVYSQFKGNVTIKGLAEKTNIRITDAAGNLVHSAVARTGYYEWNLNNQKGKRVASGIYFVLMTNEDGSDKATAKIAVVN from the coding sequence ATGAAAAAAATCTCATTACTTTCTTTTGGTATTTTCGCATCGTTGCAGTTTGTAAATGCGCAGAATATTTCTTCAAAAAAATGGGCAGACTTGTTCTCTTACAACAATGTTTTGGCTATGAAAGAAGATAACGGAAAAATCGTTGCTGCCACAGAAAACGGGATTTTTTATTATACAATTTCAACAGGAGAAATCACAAAATTATCTAAAGCCAATGGTCTTCATGATGTGAAAATTTCCTCTTTTGATTATAATCCGCAAACAAAAATCGGTTTGGTAGGATATCAAAACGGAGCATTAGACATTATTACTCCACAAGGTATAACGTATGTTGTGGATATCCCAATTGCAACAGGATATAACGGAAGCAAAAAAATTAATCATATCTCAATTACCGGAGATCGGGCAACAGTTTCTGTGGGTTATGGGGTTTCTATTTTTGATTTAAGAAAAAAAGAATTTGGTGATTCTGCATTTTTCATGGCAGGAGGAAATTTCGAAGCCAGCAATGAAGCTACCATTCTTGGAAATAAAGTTTTTTCCGTAACCAATACCGGATTAAAAAGCCATGAACTGAATACTACCTTTCCTGTTTTCACAACTTGGACAACAGAAATGGCTGGAAATTTCACAGATATTGATTCAGAATCTGTTTTAGCTTTTTCATCTGCAACAACAACTTATATTTACAATAGCGGAACATCAACCCCTCTTGCCCAAACTTTTGGAAGTATTAATGATATCGTTGTTAATTCAAACAATATCATTATTACAGACGGTAGCAGAATCTATACGTATAACACAAATGGAAATTTTGGTGGAAGCACAAGTGTGGGAGAAGCTTGTAATACCGCAACAACGATTGGCTCTAAAGTTTACGGTGGAACTAAAGTATCCGGAGTTAAGACCGATGATAATATTTCATACAAACCAGATGGCCCTTATTTTAATGACTCTTATAAAATAAGATTATTTAATGATAATCAGCTTTTAGTTTCTACAGGAATTAGAGCAAACGGATATAATGAGGCTCAGTTTAATCCGAAAAATCCAGGATTTTATTATTTTACCGGAACCGAATGGGTCTACTCATCTTATTTTGTAGGAAGCACGACAGAATTTAATGTTGTAGATGCATTTCCAGATCCTGCCAATACAAACGAAGTATTTTTTACCAATTACTTTTCTCCTACAGGATATGGTATTTATAAAATGAAATACAACTCTGGCTCAAAAGACTTTGAGTTTTCTAAAAGATACTTAGTTGGTGCAGATAGCCAATATATCAACCGTCCGGTTGGTTTTACTTCAGATGATCAGAACAATATTTTTGCTACTATTGCTTTTACTGGTATTGCAACTAAATCTTCTCTTGCGTTATATGACAGAGCTACTGATGATTTTATTATAAGAGACATGAATACGAGTACTGGTATTCAATTTCCTGTTTTCAGTAATGATTTATTATGGATACCTATTCCTAAAACAGTCAATTTTTTAGCTTACGACACCAAGAAAACAGCTAGCTTTTCAGACGATACAGAATATTATTTAGATCAATCAAACAATATTCCTGCAAATACGGTCTCTTTTGCGATGGATAAATCTGGAGATGCTTGGGTTGGAACTGAGCTGGGTTTAAGAATACTTCCTAATGCAGCAGCTGAGATTAAAAACGATCCACAATTTGAATCTATTGTCATCGAACAAGGCGGACTGGCCGAAGAACTTTTCAGAGATGCTGCTATTTTACATATTGAAGTAGATGGCGGAAACCAGAAATGGGTATCTGTAGAAGACGGAGGTGTTTATTATTTATCTGCAAACGGAGAAAAAACTATAAAATTTTTCAATAAAGATAATTCTCCACTTCCAACGAATACCGTTACCGATATTAAAGTTGATAAAAAAACAGGCAAAGTTTATTTTGTGACTTTTGACGGAATTGTTACTTACCAAGGTGATGTTGCAGATGTGACTAAAGACTTTGGAAATGTTTTGGTTTATCCGAACCCTGTGGTTTATTCTCAGTTTAAAGGTAATGTAACCATCAAAGGTTTGGCTGAAAAAACAAACATCAGAATTACCGATGCAGCCGGAAATCTTGTACATTCTGCCGTTGCAAGAACCGGATATTACGAATGGAATCTTAATAACCAGAAAGGAAAAAGAGTGGCTTCGGGAATTTATTTTGTTTTGATGACCAACGAAGACGGTTCAGATAAAGCTACAGCAAAAATAGCAGTAGTTAATTAA
- a CDS encoding DUF1684 domain-containing protein — protein MKKIIFVLLAIFPLLVFSQKKKLSSFKKPERKSIIHTSSDPEKLEIEKFQKDLNKEYLNPKESPLRGDNFKNFKAHPFFPIDLKYRVTADFVKNENPEPFDLPTSSGKSKSYQEYGKAHFTIDGRSYTLTIYQSLDLMKMEKYKDHLFLPFRDETNQKQTYGGGKYMDLKIPKGNTIALDFNQSYQPFCAYNAYDYNCPIVPEENKLPVEIKAGVMYNDIYHH, from the coding sequence ATGAAGAAAATTATATTTGTACTCTTAGCGATATTTCCTCTTCTTGTGTTTTCTCAGAAAAAGAAATTGTCAAGTTTTAAGAAGCCTGAAAGAAAATCAATTATTCATACAAGTTCAGATCCTGAAAAACTTGAAATAGAAAAATTTCAGAAAGATTTGAATAAGGAATATTTAAATCCAAAAGAAAGTCCTTTACGTGGTGATAATTTTAAAAATTTTAAGGCACATCCTTTCTTTCCGATTGATTTAAAATACCGTGTAACGGCTGATTTTGTTAAAAATGAAAACCCTGAACCTTTTGATTTACCCACTTCTTCAGGGAAATCGAAATCGTACCAGGAATACGGGAAGGCTCATTTTACAATTGACGGAAGATCTTATACTTTAACGATCTATCAAAGTTTAGATCTGATGAAAATGGAAAAATATAAGGATCATCTTTTCTTGCCTTTTCGTGATGAAACCAATCAAAAACAAACTTACGGCGGAGGAAAATATATGGATTTAAAAATCCCAAAAGGCAACACGATTGCGTTAGATTTTAATCAGTCTTATCAACCTTTCTGTGCCTATAATGCTTATGATTACAATTGCCCGATTGTTCCTGAAGAAAATAAACTTCCGGTAGAAATAAAAGCGGGCGTAATGTACAACGATATTTATCATCATTAA